One window of Phycodurus eques isolate BA_2022a chromosome 8, UOR_Pequ_1.1, whole genome shotgun sequence genomic DNA carries:
- the LOC133406497 gene encoding ankyrin repeat and MYND domain-containing protein 1-like, which translates to MLISRTSGKGQGAEERRAGSPSREVDQDGRQGFGVQEFLDGSKYEGDFVNGLKHGKGRYTWKSGEFYEGSFYKDYRHGDGMYCWPTGNKFIGKFYLNWREAYGQHIFPDGATFKGLYHADQRFGPGVLSEPTGCQDVGLWHGKHLIQLCNSLEDSFSLKNLKEYAAYLGQTTTSQSQSQTENDDGLLLYDDNIILPYGIENYCTDGDHLPLPPHDKREFDHHFFGHLWEPDSHQYEGYKRESLSTVPLSAKMLAHIQKHRRQSETLDWDVAEVLSLKRDNFGPKGSLEVASELLIQQASRGEQQAVIKILLDGLIHLDVADSQGHTALIAAAVNCHDDLIQLLLDMGADIDKMNCEGLSALSVCHFLYYPFQSLYLLPGLAAQTQGLMSLNQKQPQTSPQDFTTDSSSQNNRPQTSDTVQTNWDLLSDQTEEELSGSIIFHRSSCSEFSNVLNELETPVQYQELQDRDREDNVEIDQERKWKGTHRVANSGEGQVRTRNEYAELGEDGGQIKLRILTEGEWRDKEDKRNQEEKVHLSERAVQVKDGHILLGHVKWKEYLPRSTKDCNKNLTQAQSVYSYSMQVSEEILQGAAEALSHTGLPQYLYTQETVRRMAAMKFQHRVRLCTLKLLLDRGADPNISRVPLPVLFLAIMAADTETVRKLLLCGARTDICLSPERKGIYPLHVAAALPGPEGPKITELLLHALSDPDARACDWDEIYEPDKVFMFICESSCPEEGGQIALHTACQRKTDHCNASKVVSLLLSHGARTDLLWSGHSPLSLAIASGNDMAVEELLKGGADPNIPLGCEVGNALCVVSNFRYDLDGKREKLVDMLQKAGADMLKPVRVGDTIGNVVDYGHHSFDQDFRIAHTPFHILNMEERETLKSRHHLLSMMGSLLRETAVQRERELEKEKDLLLNCESALSSIDADSSQEIKTPTAVKLRSPSFKFCYYCGRSAAVKLTACTRCHKVFYCSTTCKLKAWNERHREECLQESASVDSFQRTLMFQTQRDPQKPTIVLKSMKISRHSNIQLKSKIMGVEDVLKKQLVNLNENYSYN; encoded by the exons ATGTTGATAAGCCGAACTTCGGGCAAGGGTCAAGGGGCAGAGGAGCGGCGGGCAGGGAGTCCGAGCAGAGAGGTCGACCAGGATGGACGACAGGGATTTGGTGTCCAGGAGTTTCTCGACGGCTCCAAATATGAAGGCGACTTTGTCAATGGCCTCAAACACGGCAAGGGAAGGTACACCTGGAAAAGTGGAGAG TTCTATGAAGGCTCTTTCTACAAAGACTACAGGCATGGTGACGGAATGTACTGTTGGCCCACAGGAAACAAATTCATTGGTAAATTCTACCTTAACTGGAGAGAAGCATATGGACAACATATTTTTCCTGATGGAGCCACATTTAAG GGTTTGTACCATGCTGACCAAAGGTTTGGTCCAGGTGTGCTTAGTGAGCCAACAGGATGTCAGGATGTCGGTCTATGGCACGGGAAGCATCTGATACAATTGTGTAACTCTCTAGAAGATAGCTTCAGCCTGAAAAACCTTAAGGAATATGCTGCCTACTTGGGGCAAACTACCACCTCACAGTCTCAGAGTCAG ACAGAGAACGACGACGGTTTGCTGTTGTATGATGACAATATTATACTCCCCTACGGCATTGAGAATTATTGCACCGATGGTGACCACCTACCGTTGCCCCCGCATGATAAAAGAGAGTTCGACCACCATTTTTTTGGCCATCTGTGGGAACCTGATTCTCACCAGTATGAAGGCTACAAACGAGAATCACTCTCCACTGTGCCATTATCAGCCAAAATGCTGGCTCACATTCAAAAACACAG ACGACAATCTGAAACATTGGACTGGGATGTAGCAGAAGTTCTTTCATTAAAAAGGGATAATTTTGGTCCTAAAGGATCTTTGGAAGTCGCATCAGAACTACTGATCCAGCAGGCTTCCAGAGGAGAACAACAGGCTGTAATAAAGATTCTCCTGGATGGCCTTATTCATCTGGATGTAGCAGATTCTCAGGGTCACACTGCATTGATTGCTGCTGCG GTAAACTGTCATGATGATTTAATCCAGCTATTGTTAGACATGGGTGCTGATATTGACAAGATGAATTGCGAGGGCTTGTCAGCCTTGTCTGTGTGTCACTTCCTCTACTATCCTTTTCAGTCTTTATACTTGCTTCCTGGACTTGCAGCCCAAACACAG GGTTTGATGTCATTGAATCAGAAACAACCACAGACAAGCCCACAGGACTTCACAACAGACTCATCCAGCCAAAACAACAGACCGCAGACAAGTGATACAGTTCAGACCAACTGGGATCTTCTCTCTGATCA GACAGAAGAGGAATTATCAGGAAGCATCATCTTTCATCGGAGCAGTTGCAGTGAATTTTCCAATGTTCTGAATGAACTTGAGACACCTGTACAATATCAGGAATTACAGGACAGGGACAGAGAAGACAATGTTGAAATTGACCAGGAGAGAAAGTGGAAAGGGACACATCGTGTAGCAAATAGTGGAGAGGGGCAAGTTAGAACCAGAAATGAATATGCAGAATTGGGTGAGGATGgtggacaaataaaattgaGAATTTTGACTGAGGGTGAATGGAGGGACAAGGAAGACAAAAGGAATCAGGAGGAGAAGGTACACCTTTCAGAGCGCGCCGTTCAGGTGAAGGACGGCCACATTCTACTGGGCCATGTGAAGTGGAAAGAATATTTACCCCGAAGTACTAAG GACTGTAACAAAAACCTGACTCAAGCCCAATCCGTCTACAGCTACAGCATGCAGGTCTCAGAGGAAATTCTACAGGGTGCAGCTGAAGCGCTGAGCCACACTGGGTTGCCCCAGTATTTGTATACTCAGGAGACTGTGCGCAGAATGGCTGCCATGAAATTTCA GCACCGTGTTCGTTTGTGCACCCTGAAGCTGCTTTTGGACCGTGGAGCTGACCCCAACATTTCGAGAGTCCCCTTACCTGTCCTCTTTTTGGCCATTATGGCAGCTGATACTGAGACTGTCAGGAAACTTCTTCTGTGTGGAGCTCGAACAGATATTTGTCTCTCACCTGAG AGGAAAGGCATTTATCCTCTACATGTGGCTGCTGCACTGCCAGGCCCAGAAGGTCCCAAAATCACAGAACTGCTGCTGCATGCTTTATCTGACCCAGACGCACGGGCATGCGACTGGGATGAAATCTATGAACCGGATAAGGTGTTTATGTTCATCTG TGAGAGTTCATGTCCTGAAGAAGGAGGTCAAATTGCTCTGCACACGGCTTGCCAGAGAAAAACTGATCACTGT aatGCCAGTAAAGTGGTATCCCTATTGCTCTCCCATGGAGCCAGAACAGACCTCCTCTGGAGTGGACACTCTCCTCTCTCATTGGCTATCGCAAGTGGCAATGACATG GCAGTGGAGGAGCTGTTAAAAGGAGGTGCTGATCCCAACATTCCCTTGGGTTGTGAAGTTGGCAATGCCTTATGTGTTGTCAGTAATTTCCGCTACGACTTGGATGGCAAAAGGGAAAAATTG GTGGACATGTTACAGAAGGCTGGTGCTGACATGTTGAAGCCAGTCCGGGTTGGTGATACCATAGGAAATGTGGTCGACTATGGACATCACTCCTTCGACCAG GACTTCCGTATTGCCCACACACCCTTCCACATCCTCAACATGGAGGAGAGAGAAACATTAAAATCACGGCATCACCTACTCAGCATGATGGGAAGTCTGCTGAGAGAAACTGCtgtccagagagagagagaactggAGAAAGAAAAGGACCTCTTACTGAATT GTGAAAGTGCCCTTTCTTCTATTGATGCCGACTCAAGCCAGGAAATTAAAACTCCCACAGCAGTAAAACTAAG GTCACCATCATTTAAGTTCTGCTACTACTGTGGTCGTTCTGCTGCTGTGAAGCTAACTGCATGTACTCGCTGCCACAAAGTTTTTTATTGCTCTACAACCTGTAAACTGAAAGCATGGAATGAGAGACACAGGGAAGAGTGTCTGCAGGAATCAG CCTCTGTTGACAGTTTCCAGAGAACACTTATGTTTCAGACCCAACGAGACCCCCAAAAGCCGACTATTGTATTGAAATCCATGAAAATCTCCAGACATTCAAATATTCAGTTGAAATCCAAAATCATGGGAGTAGAAGATGTCTTGAAGAAACAACTTGTCAACCTGAATGAAAACTACAGCTACAACTGA